A part of Brassica rapa cultivar Chiifu-401-42 chromosome A05, CAAS_Brap_v3.01, whole genome shotgun sequence genomic DNA contains:
- the LOC103870383 gene encoding uncharacterized protein LOC103870383 — protein sequence MVELEEKEEELEEDDDINDEQELEEEEDDDDEEEEEEEEEKEEEEDNDDDDDDGDDDDDDDEEKEEEDNDDDDDDDDDDNEEEIEVLCKVICPRSHPDHPHTLSFRTGKAITCYSCGNQSGVYYYCTTCDVRFKKDCPFHSNKIRHPYHLQHPLTYIRLNTESEINNTIQTQSPFIFDACSWCGNKPDIWVYSCYICSFCLCVPCSKNTPPLTIANPKSHHHPLLFLPRPLLVPCDACGLVRASEASYTCFQCNYMVHESCMSLPRVIKLTRHSHRLSFTPFLPPSVLSCGVCYRAVDVRFGQYSCDHEDCFYVVHSKCATHDEVWDGRELEWEPESQEEAEDDVASFKKVGGDLIKYFSHDHHLKLENYDGVRDAKKQCEACILPIDPRCFYSCTQCDYSLHEVCAGLPRKLDHPLHKHCLALDHAPLDDYDYMNCSTCFRTSSGFRYKCIEGECKLRTCHIDLRCILIPECTFTHKSHEHPLFISVSYGLEGGPRCYICGKGCARAILRCSKCAFTMCFRCATIPTELHYKHDRKHHLSLCYGEGVDDVGKYWCEICEMEVDSKKWFYMCNQCCITVHRECIFNSSIYMKSGSTFDWNGYLVRTDSTNSPTRQICAICEERCTFSVCYTLILEEGWDDKALCSFRCLRAAMWRIFPEDM from the coding sequence ATGGTAGAgctagaagaaaaagaagaggaactagaagaagatgatgatattAATGATGAACAAgaactagaagaagaagaagatgatgatgacgaagaagaagaagaagaagaagaagaaaaagaagaagaagaagataatgatgatgatgatgatgatggtgatgatgatgatgatgatgatgaagaaaaagaagaagaagataatgatgatgatgatgatgatgatgatgatgataatgaagaAGAAATAGAGGTTTTGTGCAAGGTCATATGCCCTAGATCTCATCCAGATCACCCTCACACCCTCTCTTTCCGAACCGGTAAAGCCATTACCTGCTATTCTTGCGGGAACCAATCCGGCGTGTATTACTACTGCACCACCTGTGATGTGCGTTTTAAAAAGGATTGTCCCTTTCATTCCAACAAAATAAGACACCCATATCATCTCCAACATCCTCTCACCTACATTCGTCTAAACACTGAATCTGAAATCAACAACACTATCCAAACTCAATCCCCTTTCATCTTTGATGCATGTAGTTGGTGTGGGAACAAACCTGACATATGGGTCTATAGCTGTTATATTTGCAGCTTTTGCTTGTGCGTACCTTGCTCTAAAAATACTCCACCTCTTACCATAGCAAACCCAAAAAGCCATCACCATCCACTTCTCTTCCTCCCTCGACCACTCTTAGTTCCATGTGATGCTTGTGGATTGGTTAGAGCATCTGAAGCAAGTTATACTTGTTTCCAATGTAACTACATGGTCCATGAGAGTTGTATGAGCTTACCACGCGTCATCAAGCTCACACGCCATTCACATCGTCTTTCTTTTACCCCTTTTCTTCCACCCTCAGTTTTGTCGTGTGGAGTTTGTTACAGGGCAGTTGATGTCAGATTCGGACAATATTCATGCGACCATGAAGACTGCTTTTATGTAGTTCATTCCAAATGTGCAACGCATGATGAAGTATGGGATGGAAGAGAGCTAGAGTGGGAACCAGAAAgccaagaagaagctgaagatgATGTTGCATCGTTCAAGAAAGTAGGTGGTGATCTGATCAAATACTTCAGCCATGATCATCATCTAAAGCTCGAAAACTACGACGGTGTAAGAGACGCCAAGAAGCAATGTGAGGCATGCATCCTTCCTATCGATCCTCGTTGTTTCTACAGTTGTACGCAATGTGATTACTCTCTCCACGAGGTATGTGCTGGTCTTCCACGAAAACTGGATCATCCATTACATAAACACTGCCTTGCCCTTGACCATGCTCCTCTAGACGACTATGACTACATGAATTGTTCAACATGTTTTCGAACGTCCAGTGGTTTCAGGTACAAGTGCATTGAAGGAGAATGCAAGCTTCGAACATGTCATATAGATCTTCGATGCATTTTAATCCCCGAGTGTACATTCACCCACAAAAGTCATGAACATCCCCTCTTCATCTCGGTATCCTACGGTCTTGAAGGTGGGCCAAGATGCTATATTTGTGGGAAAGGATGTGCGAGAGCTATTCTACGTTGTAGTAAATGCGCGTTTACCATGTGTTTCCGGTGTGCTACCATTCCTACAGAGTTACACTACAAACACGATCGTAAGCATCATCTCTCCCTTTGCTACGGGGAAGGCGTTGATGATGTTGGCAAATACTGGTGTGAAATATGCGAGATGGAAGTAGACTCGAAGAAATGGTTTTACATGTGCAACCAATGTTGCATCACAGTCCACCGTGAATGCATATTTAATTCCTCCATTTATATGAAGTCTGGTTCTACCTTCGATTGGAATGGTTATCTGGTGCGAACTGATTCCACCAACAGTCCTACCCGACAGATTTGCGCTATATGCGAGGAACGTTGCACGTTCTCTGTATGCTACACACTCATCCTCGAGGAAGGCTGGGATGATAAGGCTTTGTGTTCTTTCAGGTGTTTACGTGCTGCAATGTGGAGAATATTCCCTGAAGACATGTGA
- the LOC103870197 gene encoding putative DUF21 domain-containing protein At3g13070, chloroplastic, which translates to MTGMALELSVLGRSVVSTKASNLKRYGQKPNLSGRLLTRAAELHCPVMSSRNSTLSFRFRRSCELSSSYRSRFMLFSSSQCSQQSSDSGGKELELIKVLLKRGIVIGAVVCGVYLYGCKKVLASSSGVVEAGHEVFGQGLVLFKNALPKIYQVLKVLREQGLILAALFGLSAFFSMAETSITTLWPWKVRELAEKEPENGVFRMLRSDVTRFLTTILIGTTVVNIAATALVTEAATAIFGEAGVSAATGLMTVAILLLTEITPKSVAVHNAQEVARIVVRPVAWLSLVLYPVGRIVTYLSMGILKILGLKGRSEPYVTEDELKLMLRGAELSGAIEEEEQDMIENVLEIKDTHVREVMTPLVDVVAIDASGSLVDFHSMWVTHQYSRVPVFEQRIDNIVGIAYAMDLLDYVQKGDLLESTSVGDMAHKPAYFVPDSMSVWNLLREFRIRKVHMAVVLNEYGGTIGIVTLEDVVEEIVGEIFDENDSKEEIQKKTGYIVMRDEGVYDVDANTSIDQLSEELNIKMPEGIQYETVSGFVCEAFGYIPKTGESVKVVLEKENWEEEGEEEEGNKQERQEQKEKHQIYRVEILAGNARKVSAVRFERVNDMDQVSEAKDVRSMVPKFVRKWSSEEDDGNSSYQEKTEDAVSDDEHVLADNSNKQH; encoded by the exons ATGACGGGTATGGCACTTGAGTTATCGGTTCTGGGTCGGTCTGTTGTTAGCACAAAAGCCTCAAACTTGAAGAGATACGGTCAAAAACCAAACCTTTCTGGTAGACTTCTCACGAGAGCTGCTGAGCTGCACTGCCCTGTGATGTCGTCTAGAAACTCCACTTTGAGTTTTAGATTCCGGCGAAGCTGTGAACTTAGCAGCAGCTACAGAAGTCGCTTTATGCTGTTTAGCTCGAGTCAATGTAGTCAACAAAGTTCGGATTCTGGGGGGAAAGAGCTGGAGTTGATTAAGGTTTTGCTGAAACGTGGGATTGTTATAGGAGCTGTGGTGTGTGGAGTTTACTTGTATGGATGTAAAAAGGTGTTGGCATCGTCGAGCGGTGTGGTGGAAGCAGGGCATGAGGTGTTTGGTCAGGGCCTAGTCTTGTTCAAGAATGCTTTGCCGAAAATTTACCAGGTTCTTAAGGTTCTTAGAGAGCAAGGTCTGATATTGGCTGCACTGTTCGGCCTCTCAGCGTTTTTCTCTATGGCAGAGACGTCCATTACCACTCTGTGGCCCTGGAAG GTGCGTGAGCTGGCTGAGAAAGAGCCAGAGAATGGTGTATTCAGAATGCTCCGTAGTGATGTTACCAGATTCTTGACGACTATTCTCATTGGAACAAC TGTTGTGAATATTGCGGCAACTGCCCTGGTCACTGAAGCAGCAACAGCTATATTTGGTGAAGCTGGTGTTAGTGCAGCCACTGGACTGATGACA GTGGCTATATTGCTTCTAACTGAGATTACTCCAAAAAGTGTTGCTGTTCACAATGCTCAAGAAGTTGCAAGGATTGTG GTTAGGCCAGTGGCGTGGCTTTCCTTAGTATTATATCCTGTCGGAAGAATTGTCACGTATCTGTCAATGGGAATACTGAAAATTCTTGGCTTAAAAGGACGGAG tGAGCCATATGTTACTGAAGATGAGTTGAAACTGATGCTACGGGGTGCAGAGTTAAGTGGCGCCATTGAAGAAGAGGAGCAG GATATGATTGAAAATGTGCTGGAGATAAAAGACACACATGTTCGAGAGGTGATGACACCTCTTGTTGATGTAGTTGCAATTGACGCCAGCGGCAGTCTAGTTGATTTCCATAGCATGTGGGTGACCCATCAGTACTCGAG GGTGCCTGTTTTTGAGCAGCGTATAGATAATATAGTGGGAATCGCATATGCTATGGATCTTCTAGATTATGTTCAGAAG GGTGATCTGCTAGAGAGTACTTCTGTGGGAGACATGGCACACAAACCTGCCTACTTTGTCCCCG ATTCAATGTCAGTTTGGAATCTTCTTAGAGAATTTCGCATAAGAAAGGTTCACATGGCTGTTGTCCTGAACGAATATGGTGGAACCATTGGT ATAGTAACTCTTGAAGATGTGGTGGAAGAGATTGTTGGTGAAATATTTGATGAAAATGACTCAAAA GAGGAGATTCAGAAGAAGACAGGGTACATTGTGATGAGAGACGAGGGAGTATATGATGTTGATGCTAATACATCAATTGATCAGCTATCTGAAGAACTGAATATAAAGATGCCAGAG GGGATTCAGTATGAGACAGTCTCAGGCTTTGTGTGTGAGGCCTTTGGGTATATCCCAAAAACGGGAGAAAGTGTAAAAGTTGTTCTTGAAAAGGAAAACTGGGAAGAGGAGGGTGAAGAAGAGGAAGGTAACAAACAGGAGAGGCAGGAGCAGAAGGAAAAGCATCAAATCTATAGAGTTGAG ATTCTAGCAGGGAATGCAAGAAAAGTGAGTGCTGTCAGGTTTGAAAGAGTCAATGACATGGATCAAGTGTCGGAGGCAAAAGATGTAAGAAGCATGGTTCCTAAATTCGTGAGGAAGTGGAGCAGTGAAGAGGATGATGGGAACTCGTCGTACCAAGAAAAAACCGAGGATGCCGTCTCAGATGATGAACATGTATTGGCTGATAATAGCAACAAACAACATTGA
- the LOC103870198 gene encoding protein STRUBBELIG-RECEPTOR FAMILY 4, which translates to MAPTLHPIILFIACLGFFTSHALAKTDSQDVSALNDAYKSMNSPSKLSGWSSSGGDPCGDSWDGITCKGSSVTEIKVSGRGLSGSLGYQLANLKSLTYLDVSKNNLNGNLPYQLPENLVYLEASENDFNGNVPYSVSLMNDLTYLNFGRNNLNGELSDMFQKLPKLETIDLSSNQLTGKLPQSFANLTGLKTIHLQDNQFKGSINSLRDLPQIDDVNVANNQFTGWIPNELKNIGNLETGGNRWSSSRPPSPPPGTRRVDRNSGGVGLSNKALTTGLIVAASTIGGLIFTAGVIALFARRKNSHHSSHFFDEEKGGTNRSKPLFTPQPSQVLQYDSMDDFKGQNTVDSNASTETKPSSVRRTSSVSFKNSPTFHLIPSSTPVAATSGRFSSLEDSPDTRGVKAFTLVELQNSASGFSPNRLIGEGTLGRVYKAKYEDGRKYAVKEIDSSLLGKRNVEDFSHIVSNISSIHHPNMAELVGYCSEQGRNMLVYEYFTSGSLNRFLHQTDDFSRPLTWNTRIRIALGTAQAIEYLHEVCSPPLVHKNIKSSNILLDSELNPHLSDYGLANFHHRTSQNLGVGYNAPECTDPSAYTLKSDVYSFGVVMLELLTGRRPYDSERPKAEQSLVRWAKPQLKEMGTLEEMVDPSLCGLYVPESVSAFADIVSICVMSEPGLRPPVSNVVEALKRLV; encoded by the exons ATGGCACCCACTCTGCATCCGATAATACTTTTTATTGCATGTTTAGGATTCTTCACGTCCCATGCTCTTGCAAAAACAGATAGCCAAGATG TTTCGGCTCTTAATGACGCTTATAAGAGCATGAACTCTCCATCAAAACTCAGTGGCTGGTCTTCGAGTGGAGGTGATCCTTGTGGTGATTCATGGGATGGCATTACTTGCAAGGGCTCTTCTGTTACTGAAAT AAAGGTGTCCGGACGTGGACTCAGTGGATCTTTAGGTTACCAGCTTGCAAACTTGAAATCACTCACTTACCT TGATGTAAGCAAGAACAATCTTAACGGAAACTTACCCTATCAGCTTCCTGAGAATCTTGTTTATCT AGAAGCTTCCGAGAATGACTTCAACGGTAATGTGCCATACTCTGTGTCTCTCATGAACGACCTCACTTACCT AAACTTTGGTCGTAACAACCTCAATGGTGAACTTAGTGACATGTTTCAAAAGCTTCCAAAACTTGAAACAAT TGATCTGTCTTCTAATCAACTCACAGGAAAGCTACCACAGAGTTTTGCTAACCTAACAGGACTTAAAACAAT TCATTTGCAAGACAATCAATTCAAAGGCTCTATAAATTCACTCAGGGACCTCCCTCAAATCGATGATGT AAACGTTGCAAACAATCAGTTTACTGGTTGGATCCCAAACGAGCTGAAGAACATTGGAAACCTTGA GACTGGAGGAAACCGTTGGTCAAGCAGTAGACCTCCATCACCACCTCCCGGGACTCGCCGCGTAGACAGAAACTCAGGAGGCGTTGGTTTAAGCAACAAGGCTCTAACCACAGGTCTTATAGTAGCAGCATCCACTATAGGTGGACTCATTTTCACAGCAGGAGTGATTGCATTATTTGCTAGAAGAAAGAACTCTCATCACTCTTCTCACTTTTTCGACGAAGAGAAAGGAGGAACCAACAGAAGCAAACCTCTCTTCACACCACAGCCCTCTCAGGTGCTTCAGTACGACTCTATGGATGACTTCAAAGGCCAGAATACTGTTGATTCCAATGCTTCAACTGAGACAAAACCTTCTTCTGTTAGAAGAACATCATCAGTCAGTTTCAAGAACTCTCCTACCTTCCATCTCATACCTTCTTCTACACCAGTGGCTGCTACCTCTGGTCGTTTCTCTAGCCTTGAAGACTCTCCTGACACGCGTGGTGTGAAAGCCTTTACCCTTGTGGAGCTTCAGAACTCTGCTTCTGGCTTCTCCCCTAATCGCCTTATTGGTGAAGGAACTCTTGGACGTGTTTATAAAGCTAAATATGAAGATGGAagg AAGTATGCAGTGAAAGAGATTGATTCTTCACTGTTGGGGAAAAGGAATGTGGAAGATTTTTCACACATAGTGTCCAACATCTCCAGCATTCACCACCCTAACATGGCTGAGCTTGTTGGTTATTGTTCAGAACAAGGAAGGAACATGCTTGTTTATGAGTATTTCACTAGTGGGTCACTTAACAGGTTCCTTCACCAGACTGATGATTTCAGCAGACCGTTAACTTGGAACACAAGAATCCGAATCGCTCTCGGAACTGCTCAAGCTATAGA GTACCTTCATGAAGTGTGTTCGCCTCCATTAGTTCACAAGAACATCAAGTCATCAAACATTTTACTTGACAGTGAGCTGAATCCTCATCTCTCAGACTATGGCTTGGCGAACTTTCACCAT CGCACAAGTCAGAATCTTGGAGTGGGATACAATGCTCCAGAATGCACAGACCCTTCAGCTTACACATTAAAGAGCGATGTCTACAGCTTTGGTGTGGTGATGCTGGAGCTTCTAACCGGTAGAAGGCCTTATGACAG TGAAAGGCCCAAAGCAGAACAGTCACTAGTTCGTTGGGCAAAGCCGCAGCTTAAAGAGATGGGCACTCTTGAGGAGATGGTTGATCCGTCCTTGTGTGGACTCTACGTTCCAGAATCTGTCTCGGCATTTGCGGATATAGTTTCCATCTGCGTTATG tcgGAGCCTGGGCTTAGGCCACCAGTGTCAAACGTGGTGGAGGCGTTGAAGAGGCTAGTATAG
- the LOC103870199 gene encoding YTH domain-containing protein ECT3 isoform X1, which yields MATTPPSHATDLIPSEEQPANLDIMKEQPVPANNESSQESTVVVHPAKVAPLSGPYGITGDLAGHLPSSILSPQAQGFYYTGYENPTGEWDDYSSYVNVEGLDITSPVGFNENASMVYQTGYGYNPQMPYGPYSPAASPLPSEGQLYSPYYQQVVPPSMQYISSPTQPELTSLVGVDQQGDNMGGPRPSYHPHPIGPFNGNQPNLGFPEWQQGFDGGIWSDWSKPSDMHRHSSHVSPALSPQPLGSFGSYGHNIPMGSQRQRSFYGYGSGSNSYNRGYMHSGGHGQGSNYGSRLISNVSMGNQSWIGVDNIRGRGRVSDPSSLGGGYNGNFDILNEQNRGPRASKPKTQVSSEELDSSADTKKHNKSSTKEHEDSNNNSNDFVTDYNNAKLFIIKSYSEDNVHKSIKYNVWASTANGNKKLDAAYREAKDEKEPCPVFLLFSVNASSQFCGVAEMIGPVDFEKSVDYWQQDKWSGQFPVKWHIIKDVPNSQFRHIILENNDNKPVTNSRDTQEVKLEQGIEMLKIFKSYDAETSILDDFEFYEEREKIIQDRKARRQPSLPSGVVESGDKPSSAAALQTDLIKNMSKSFAQVVRLDEAAKTSSPPDATTTTVAVSQSN from the exons ATGGCAACGACTCCTCCTTCACACGCCACAGATCTTATTCCTTCAG AGGAGCAGCCTGCTAATCTGGACATCATGAAGGAGCAG CCTGTGCCGGCAAACAATGAGTCCTCTCAGGAATCTACAGTTGTAGTTCATCCAGCAAAAGTTGCTCCACTGTCTGGACCTTATGGTATAACAGGTGATCTTGCTGGACACTTGCCTAGCAGCATCCTCTCTCCTCAAGCTCAAGGCTTTTACTACACAG GTTATGAAAACCCCACAGGTGAATGGGACGACTACTCTTCCTATGTCAATGTTGAAGGATTGGACATTACATCTCCT GTTGGCTTCAATGAGAATGCTTCTATGGTATACCAAACAGGATACGGATACAACCCTCAAATGCCATATGGACCATATTCCCCTGCTGCAAGCCCCTTACCTTCTGAGGGGCAGTTGTATTCACCTTATTACCAGCAGGTAGTTCCTCCTAGCATGCAATATATATCGTCTCCAACTCAGCCAGAGCTCACCAGCCTTGTCGGTGTTGACCAACAAGGCGATAACATGGGAGGACCAAGACCGTCTTACCATCCTCATCCTATTGGACCGTTTAATGGAAACCAGCCAAACCTTGGTTTCCCTGAGTGGCAGCAAGGCTTTGATGGGGGGATATGGTCGGATTGGTCCAAGCCTTCTGATATGCACAGACATTCTTCTCATGTTTCACCTGCTTTATCTCCTCAGCCACTCGGTTCATTTGGATCATATGGCCACAACATTCCCATG GGCTCACAGAGACAGAGATCGTTTTACGGTTATGGATCTGGTTCAAACTCTTACAACAGAGGTTACATGCATAGTGGTGGTCATGGCCAAGGCTCTAACTATGGAAGTAGACTCATTTCTAATGTGAGTATGGGAAACCAAAGCTGGATTGGCGTTGACAACATTCGAGGACGTGGAAGAGTCAGTGATCCATCATCCCTTGGTGGCGGTTATAATGGTAACTTTGATATCCTCAACGAGCAAAACCGAGGACCAAGAGCTTCAAAGCCCAAGACTCAGGTATCATCAGAGGAGCTTGATTCTTCTGCTGATACTAAGAAACATAACAAAAGCAGTACAAAGGAACATGAGGACTCCAACAACAATAGTAATGACTTTGTCACAGACTACAATAACGCTAAGCTCTTCATAATCAAGTCTTACAGTGAAGACAACGTTCACAAGAGCATCAAGTACAATGTATGGGCTAGCACAGCTAACGGAAACAAAAAACTTGATGCTGCTTATCGTGAGGCCAAGGACGAGAAAGAACCATGCCCAGTGTTTCTTCTGTTCTCT GTAAACGCTAGCTCTCAGTTCTGTGGTGTGGCCGAGATGATTGGACCTGTGGATTTTGAGAAGAGTGTTGATTACTGGCAACAAGACAAATGGAGTGGACAGTTTCCAGTGAAGTGGCACATTATCAAAGATGTTCCAAACAGTCAGTTCCGTCACATTATATTGGAAAACAATGACAACAAGCCTGTGACTAATAGTCGTGACACTCAAGAA gTGAAACTGGAGCAGGGGATTGAGATGCTGAAGATATTCAAGAGCTATGATGCTGAGACTTCAATCTTGGATGATTTTGAGTTTTATGAAGAGAGGGAGAAAATAATTCAAGACCGGAAGGCGAGAAGACAGCCAAGCTTGCCGTCTGGAGTAGTAGAAAGCGGAGATAAACCCTCTTCTGCTGCTGCGTTGCAGACAGACTTGATCAAGAACATGTCCAAAAGTTTTGCTCAGGTTGTCCGGTTGGACGAAGCAGCAAAGACAAGTTCACCTCCTGATGCAACTACAACAACGGTGGCTGTCAGTCAATCCAACTAG
- the LOC103870199 gene encoding YTH domain-containing protein ECT3 isoform X2, whose amino-acid sequence MKEQPVPANNESSQESTVVVHPAKVAPLSGPYGITGDLAGHLPSSILSPQAQGFYYTGYENPTGEWDDYSSYVNVEGLDITSPVGFNENASMVYQTGYGYNPQMPYGPYSPAASPLPSEGQLYSPYYQQVVPPSMQYISSPTQPELTSLVGVDQQGDNMGGPRPSYHPHPIGPFNGNQPNLGFPEWQQGFDGGIWSDWSKPSDMHRHSSHVSPALSPQPLGSFGSYGHNIPMGSQRQRSFYGYGSGSNSYNRGYMHSGGHGQGSNYGSRLISNVSMGNQSWIGVDNIRGRGRVSDPSSLGGGYNGNFDILNEQNRGPRASKPKTQVSSEELDSSADTKKHNKSSTKEHEDSNNNSNDFVTDYNNAKLFIIKSYSEDNVHKSIKYNVWASTANGNKKLDAAYREAKDEKEPCPVFLLFSVNASSQFCGVAEMIGPVDFEKSVDYWQQDKWSGQFPVKWHIIKDVPNSQFRHIILENNDNKPVTNSRDTQEVKLEQGIEMLKIFKSYDAETSILDDFEFYEEREKIIQDRKARRQPSLPSGVVESGDKPSSAAALQTDLIKNMSKSFAQVVRLDEAAKTSSPPDATTTTVAVSQSN is encoded by the exons ATGAAGGAGCAG CCTGTGCCGGCAAACAATGAGTCCTCTCAGGAATCTACAGTTGTAGTTCATCCAGCAAAAGTTGCTCCACTGTCTGGACCTTATGGTATAACAGGTGATCTTGCTGGACACTTGCCTAGCAGCATCCTCTCTCCTCAAGCTCAAGGCTTTTACTACACAG GTTATGAAAACCCCACAGGTGAATGGGACGACTACTCTTCCTATGTCAATGTTGAAGGATTGGACATTACATCTCCT GTTGGCTTCAATGAGAATGCTTCTATGGTATACCAAACAGGATACGGATACAACCCTCAAATGCCATATGGACCATATTCCCCTGCTGCAAGCCCCTTACCTTCTGAGGGGCAGTTGTATTCACCTTATTACCAGCAGGTAGTTCCTCCTAGCATGCAATATATATCGTCTCCAACTCAGCCAGAGCTCACCAGCCTTGTCGGTGTTGACCAACAAGGCGATAACATGGGAGGACCAAGACCGTCTTACCATCCTCATCCTATTGGACCGTTTAATGGAAACCAGCCAAACCTTGGTTTCCCTGAGTGGCAGCAAGGCTTTGATGGGGGGATATGGTCGGATTGGTCCAAGCCTTCTGATATGCACAGACATTCTTCTCATGTTTCACCTGCTTTATCTCCTCAGCCACTCGGTTCATTTGGATCATATGGCCACAACATTCCCATG GGCTCACAGAGACAGAGATCGTTTTACGGTTATGGATCTGGTTCAAACTCTTACAACAGAGGTTACATGCATAGTGGTGGTCATGGCCAAGGCTCTAACTATGGAAGTAGACTCATTTCTAATGTGAGTATGGGAAACCAAAGCTGGATTGGCGTTGACAACATTCGAGGACGTGGAAGAGTCAGTGATCCATCATCCCTTGGTGGCGGTTATAATGGTAACTTTGATATCCTCAACGAGCAAAACCGAGGACCAAGAGCTTCAAAGCCCAAGACTCAGGTATCATCAGAGGAGCTTGATTCTTCTGCTGATACTAAGAAACATAACAAAAGCAGTACAAAGGAACATGAGGACTCCAACAACAATAGTAATGACTTTGTCACAGACTACAATAACGCTAAGCTCTTCATAATCAAGTCTTACAGTGAAGACAACGTTCACAAGAGCATCAAGTACAATGTATGGGCTAGCACAGCTAACGGAAACAAAAAACTTGATGCTGCTTATCGTGAGGCCAAGGACGAGAAAGAACCATGCCCAGTGTTTCTTCTGTTCTCT GTAAACGCTAGCTCTCAGTTCTGTGGTGTGGCCGAGATGATTGGACCTGTGGATTTTGAGAAGAGTGTTGATTACTGGCAACAAGACAAATGGAGTGGACAGTTTCCAGTGAAGTGGCACATTATCAAAGATGTTCCAAACAGTCAGTTCCGTCACATTATATTGGAAAACAATGACAACAAGCCTGTGACTAATAGTCGTGACACTCAAGAA gTGAAACTGGAGCAGGGGATTGAGATGCTGAAGATATTCAAGAGCTATGATGCTGAGACTTCAATCTTGGATGATTTTGAGTTTTATGAAGAGAGGGAGAAAATAATTCAAGACCGGAAGGCGAGAAGACAGCCAAGCTTGCCGTCTGGAGTAGTAGAAAGCGGAGATAAACCCTCTTCTGCTGCTGCGTTGCAGACAGACTTGATCAAGAACATGTCCAAAAGTTTTGCTCAGGTTGTCCGGTTGGACGAAGCAGCAAAGACAAGTTCACCTCCTGATGCAACTACAACAACGGTGGCTGTCAGTCAATCCAACTAG